The following are encoded in a window of Gossypium raimondii isolate GPD5lz chromosome 13, ASM2569854v1, whole genome shotgun sequence genomic DNA:
- the LOC105783113 gene encoding probable galacturonosyltransferase 12, with translation MQLHVSPSLRHVTVFPGKGVREFIKVRIGSRWVSYRMLFYSLLFFTFLLRFIFVFSTVDTIDGDLSKCSTIGLLGKRIGPRILGRMESNVPEVIYQILDEAISEEEVEPKSDIPQTLHDFMADIKQTTPDAKAFALKLRQMVLLLEQKTRKAKIQEYLYRHVASSSIPKHLHCLALKLANEHSNNAAARLQLPSTDLVPTLVDNSYFHFVLASDNVLAASVVAKSLIKNALRPRKFVLHIITDRKTYAPMQAWFSLHPLAPAVIEVKALHQFDWLSKGKVPVLEAMEKDQRVRSKFRGGSSAIVAKNNTEKPQVIAAKLQALSPKYNSLMNHIRIHLPELFPSLNKVVFLDDDIVIQTDLSALWDIDLNGKVNGAVETCRGEDSFVMSKRFKSYLNFSHPLIANFDPNECAWAYGMNIFDLEAWRKTNITLTYYHWLEQNLKSDLSLWQLGTLPPGLIAFHGQVHVIDPFWHMLGLGYQDNTTLSDAETAGVIHFNGRAKPWLDIAFPQLRPSWAKYIDFSDKFIKGCHIRVS, from the exons ATGCAGCTTCATGTTTCACCGAGTTTGAGGCATGTAACAGTGTTTCCTGGGAAAGGTGTAAGAGAATTCATCAAAGTTAGGATTGGTTCCAGATGGGTTTCCTATCGAATGCTGTTTTATTCGCTTCTCTTCTTCACATTCCTTCTTAGATTCATCTTTGTTTTCTCCACCGTTGATACCATTGATGGAGATCTTTCCAAGTGTTCCACCATTG GGTTGCTTGGGAAAAGAATAGGGCCAAGGATTTTGGGAAGAATGGAGTCAAAT GTTCCAGAGGTGATATACCAAATACTAGATGAAGCAATCAGCGAAGAGGAAGTAGAACCAAAATCTGATATTCCTCAGACACTACATGATTTCATGGCTGACATCAAACAAACCACACCTGATGCTAAAGCCTTTGCTCTCAAGCTTCGACAAATG gtACTTCTCCTTGaacaaaaaacaagaaaagCCAAAATCCAAGAATATTTGTACCGGCATGTAGCATCAAGCAGCATACCAAAACATTTGCATTGCTTGGCACTAAAGCTAGCCAATGAGCACTCCAACAACGCTGCCGCTCGCCTCCAGCTCCCCTCCACCGATCTCGTCCCCACCCTCGTCGACAACTCTTACTTCCACTTTGTCTTGGCCTCCGATAATGTGCTTGCCGCCTCCGTCGTTGCAAAATCCCTCATTAAAAACGCCTTGCGCCCTCGAAAGTTCGTGCTACACATAATAACCGATCGTAAGACGTATGCCCCCATGCAGGCATGGTTCTCGTTGCATCCTTTGGCTCCTGCTGTAATTGAGGTGAAGGCATTGCATCAATTCGATTGGCTTTCGAAAGGTAAGGTCCCTGTTTTAGAAGCCATGGAAAAAGATCAAAGAGTAAGGTCCAAGTTCAGAGGGGGTTCATCAGCAATTGTAGCAAAAAATAATACTGAGAAGCCTCAAGTCATTGCGGCAAAACTACAAGCACTTAGTCCTAAATACAACTCCTTGATGAATCACATTCGCATACATTTACCCGAG tTGTTTCCGAGCCTGAACAAGGTAGTCTTCTTAGATGATGACATTGTGATACAAACCGATCTTTCGGCTCTATGGGATATTGATCTGAATGGGAAAGTTAATGGAGCAGTGGAGACATGCAGAGGCGAAGATTCGTTCGTCATGTCGAAGAGATTCAAGAGCTATCTCAACTTCTCACACCCTTTGATTGCCAACTTTGATCCTAATGAATGTGCATGGGCTTATGGTATGAACATTTTTGATCTTGAGGCATGGAGGAAGACCAACATTACCCTCACATACTATCACTGGCTTGAACAG AACTTGAAATCAGACCTGAGTTTGTGGCAACTGGGAACATTACCGCCTGGTCTAATTGCATTCCATGGTCAAGTTCATGTGATTGATCCATTTTGGCACATGCTGGGATTGGGTTACCAGGATAATACAACATTATCTGATGCTGAGACAGCTGGGGTTATCCATTTTAATGGCAGAGCAAAGCCTTGGCTTGACATTGCTTTCCCTCAACTTCGACCTTCGTGGGCCAAGTACATTGATTTCTCTGATAAATTCATCAAGGGTTGTCACATTCGGGTATCTTAA
- the LOC105783114 gene encoding transcription factor ILR3 translates to MVPPENPSYWSHFDYSTLIDDIPVPDGPYTGFSWSTQPTNAPSTAVNVEVDNSFGDLDGLTESGSKKRGRSESCNPSSSKACREKLRRDRLNDKFMELGAILEPGRPPKTDKSAILVDAVRMVTQLRDEAQKMKDSNSSLQERIKELKAEKNELREEKQRLKAEKEKLEQQLKTMNAQPSFMPPAPAIPSAFAAAAAQGQAHGNKLVPFFGYPGVAMWQFMPPAAVDTSQDHVLRPPVA, encoded by the exons ATGGTGCCCCCTGAAAACCCCAGTTACTGGTCTCACTTCGACTACTCAACCTTGATCGACGATATCCCTGTTCCCGACGGACCTTACACCGGTTTTTCTTGGTCCACGCAGCCAACCAACGCTCCTTCTACTGCTGTCAA TGTGGAAGTTGACAACTCGTTTGGGGATCTGGATGGCCTTACGGAATCTGGTTCAAAGAAGAG GGGTAGATCTGAATCATGCAACCCTTCTAGCTCCAAAGCATGTAGGGAGAAGTTGCGTAGGGATAGGCTAAATGACAA GTTTATGGAGCTGGGAGCTATTTTGGAACCTGGAAGGCCTCCCAAAACAGACAAGTCTGCTATTTTGGTGGATGCTGTTCGAATGGTGACCCAGTTACGAGATGAAGCCCAAAAAATGAAGGATTCAAATTCAAGTCTCCAGGAAAGGATTAAAGAGTTAAAG GCTGAGAAGAATGAGCTTCGTGAGGAAAAGCAGAGGCTGAAAGCCGAGAAGGAAAAGCTGGAGCAGCAACTCAAAACCATGAATGCACAACCTAGCTTCATGCCTCCTGCGCCAGCAATCCCTTCTGCATTTGCTGCTGCTGCCGCCCAAGGTCAAGCTCATGGGAACAAGTTGGTTCCTTTCTTTGGTTATCCAGGAGTGGCAATGTGGCAATTCATGCCACCTGCAGCAGTGGATACCTCACAGGATCATGTACTCCGCCCTCCGGTTGCATAA
- the LOC105782665 gene encoding photosynthetic NDH subunit of lumenal location 3, chloroplastic isoform X2, which produces MKMAHLASLNGITETLPAIPKLPTIRRTRKTSKIIGFLGKNTSNFHGQPPLQTTRRMALAFASIALIGTSTNGISLAEDNGYWITDLLPVPSVKNKITNADTGTRSFVKKGLYVANLNTKNRMYRLKKYAFDLLAMADLIGPDTLNYVKKYLRLKSTVMYYDFDKIISAAATDDKQPLITLANRLFDSFEKLEDAAKMRNLPQTESCYQDTKVILQEVMDRMA; this is translated from the exons ATGAAAATGGCGCATTTAGCCAGCTTAAATGGAATCACCGAGACCCTTCCCGCTATCCCAAAGCTTCCCACCATCCGAAGAACCCGCAAAACATCGAAAATCATCGGATTTCTTGGCAAAAACACCTCAAACTTCCATGGACAACCACCACTGCAAACTACCAGAAGAATGGCATTAGCCTTTGCCTCCATTGCTCTTATTGGAACTTCTACCAATGGTATCTCCCTTGCCGAAGATAACGGCTATTGGATTACCGATCTTTTACCCGTTCCTTCCGTCAAAAACA AGATAACGAATGCGGATACCGGAACTCGATCTTTCGTCAAGAAAGGACTGTATGTGGCTAATCTTAACACCAAGAACCGCATGTATAGGCTCAAGAAATATGCATTTGATCTTCTTGCAATGGCGGATTTGATTGGACCAGACACTTTGAATTATGTTAAGAAGTATTTGAGACTTAAATCTACTGTTATGTACTACGATTTCGACAAAATCATCTCCGCCGCAGCCACTGATGATAAGCAACCTCTTATTACCTTGGCTAACAGATTATTTGACAGTTTTGAAAAG CTCGAAGACGCTGCAAAGATGCGTAATCTGCCCCAGACGGAATCATGTTATCAAGACACAAAAGTTATTCTCCAAGAGGTCATGGACCGAATGGCCTAA
- the LOC105782665 gene encoding photosynthetic NDH subunit of lumenal location 3, chloroplastic isoform X1, whose product MKMAHLASLNGITETLPAIPKLPTIRRTRKTSKIIGFLGKNTSNFHGQPPLQTTRRMALAFASIALIGTSTNGISLAEDNGYWITDLLPVPSVKNTEITNADTGTRSFVKKGLYVANLNTKNRMYRLKKYAFDLLAMADLIGPDTLNYVKKYLRLKSTVMYYDFDKIISAAATDDKQPLITLANRLFDSFEKLEDAAKMRNLPQTESCYQDTKVILQEVMDRMA is encoded by the exons ATGAAAATGGCGCATTTAGCCAGCTTAAATGGAATCACCGAGACCCTTCCCGCTATCCCAAAGCTTCCCACCATCCGAAGAACCCGCAAAACATCGAAAATCATCGGATTTCTTGGCAAAAACACCTCAAACTTCCATGGACAACCACCACTGCAAACTACCAGAAGAATGGCATTAGCCTTTGCCTCCATTGCTCTTATTGGAACTTCTACCAATGGTATCTCCCTTGCCGAAGATAACGGCTATTGGATTACCGATCTTTTACCCGTTCCTTCCGTCAAAAACA CAGAGATAACGAATGCGGATACCGGAACTCGATCTTTCGTCAAGAAAGGACTGTATGTGGCTAATCTTAACACCAAGAACCGCATGTATAGGCTCAAGAAATATGCATTTGATCTTCTTGCAATGGCGGATTTGATTGGACCAGACACTTTGAATTATGTTAAGAAGTATTTGAGACTTAAATCTACTGTTATGTACTACGATTTCGACAAAATCATCTCCGCCGCAGCCACTGATGATAAGCAACCTCTTATTACCTTGGCTAACAGATTATTTGACAGTTTTGAAAAG CTCGAAGACGCTGCAAAGATGCGTAATCTGCCCCAGACGGAATCATGTTATCAAGACACAAAAGTTATTCTCCAAGAGGTCATGGACCGAATGGCCTAA
- the LOC105782666 gene encoding 21.7 kDa class VI heat shock protein isoform X2, which yields MTSCLKLEVQTEDQTPHKWCISLAEDEFKRLLSHGNPVVHKVFGEGSLFSPLLFGKFFDPSDAFPLWDFESDSLLSNLRNSGKSSVDWFQTDQAYVLKAELPGVGKTNNVQIHVEKGKIVEIFGQLKLLQRESQKKDWRSCNWWEYGYVRRLELPEDADWRRIEAYLSVDVVLEIRIPRNLLHSDTSASGVGKNSE from the exons ATGACTAGTTGCCTTAAGCTTGAAGTTCAGACAGAAGACCAAACTCCTCACAAATGGTGTATTTCATTAGCCGAGGACGAATTCAAGAGGTTACTCTCCCATGGAAATCCAGTAGTGCATAAGGTATTTGGAGAAGGATCATTGTTTAGTCCATTGTTGTTTGGGAAATTCTTTGATCCATCAGATGCCTTTCCTCTATGGGACTTTGAATCAGATAGCTTATTATCAAATCTAAGGAACTCTGGTAAGAGCTCAGTTGATTGGTTTCAGACAGATCAAGCTTATGTTCTTAAAGCAGAACTTCCAG GGGTAGGGAAAACGAATAATGTACAAATCCATGtcgaaaaagggaaaattgttgaaatttttggaCAACTGAAGTTGCTGCAGAGAGAATCCCAGAAAAAGGATTGGAGAAGCTGCAATTGGTGGGAATATGGATATGTAAGGAGACTTGAACTACCAGAAGATGCGGATTGGAGAAGAATAGAGGCCTATCTAAGTGTCGACGTGGTTCTCGAGATCCGAATTCCTCGAAATCTTTTGCATTCTGATACTTCTGCCAGTGGAGTTGGAAAAAATTCAGAATGA
- the LOC105782666 gene encoding 21.7 kDa class VI heat shock protein isoform X1 gives MTSCLKLEVQTEDQTPHKWCISLAEDEFKRLLSHGNPVVHKVFGEGSLFSPLLFGKFFDPSDAFPLWDFESDSLLSNLRNSGKSSVDWFQTDQAYVLKAELPAGVGKTNNVQIHVEKGKIVEIFGQLKLLQRESQKKDWRSCNWWEYGYVRRLELPEDADWRRIEAYLSVDVVLEIRIPRNLLHSDTSASGVGKNSE, from the exons ATGACTAGTTGCCTTAAGCTTGAAGTTCAGACAGAAGACCAAACTCCTCACAAATGGTGTATTTCATTAGCCGAGGACGAATTCAAGAGGTTACTCTCCCATGGAAATCCAGTAGTGCATAAGGTATTTGGAGAAGGATCATTGTTTAGTCCATTGTTGTTTGGGAAATTCTTTGATCCATCAGATGCCTTTCCTCTATGGGACTTTGAATCAGATAGCTTATTATCAAATCTAAGGAACTCTGGTAAGAGCTCAGTTGATTGGTTTCAGACAGATCAAGCTTATGTTCTTAAAGCAGAACTTCCAG CAGGGGTAGGGAAAACGAATAATGTACAAATCCATGtcgaaaaagggaaaattgttgaaatttttggaCAACTGAAGTTGCTGCAGAGAGAATCCCAGAAAAAGGATTGGAGAAGCTGCAATTGGTGGGAATATGGATATGTAAGGAGACTTGAACTACCAGAAGATGCGGATTGGAGAAGAATAGAGGCCTATCTAAGTGTCGACGTGGTTCTCGAGATCCGAATTCCTCGAAATCTTTTGCATTCTGATACTTCTGCCAGTGGAGTTGGAAAAAATTCAGAATGA